From Mytilus edulis chromosome 9, xbMytEdul2.2, whole genome shotgun sequence, the proteins below share one genomic window:
- the LOC139489833 gene encoding putative ankyrin repeat protein RF_0381, with product MKIIYLSENPNYEVFEKSMYCLTRNGLDINIEDVFGQNLLHQIMFSYKVQLKHVQYLLKKEMDFRRRDKMGSTVLHMIMSPPDDPIENTEDDELKSRDNEIIQIVKFVVNRELNVNETNLQSLTPLHYAVQKGRKHLVEILLKLGADPTAKAKTGETSCHIASKHPEILEIILETHCSSIVNIQDNFGSTVFHWAIWYQDNSSFSLLVNRGLDPVVENSDGRNPIDYAKFLNYEYMLYQLITPYKTYKSACASASDLEVCLQAFGKSQNMPEEEPYNIIHVQHTHERMTDNKYENRECICKENIFGGCPFLNILKCCDNELNISEW from the coding sequence atgaaaatcatttatttGTCAGAAAATCCAAATTACGAAGTTTTCGAAAAATCAATGTACTGTCTAACAAGAAATGGACTGGATATAAATATTGAGGATGTTTTTGGACAAAATTTACTCCATCAGATAATGTTTTCCTACAAGGTCCAACTGAAACATGTACAATACCTGCTGAAAAAAGAGATGGATTTTAGGAGAAGGGATAAAATGGGATCTACTGTACTTCATATGATTATGTCACCTCCAGATGACCCAATTGAAAACACTGAAGACGATGAACTCAAATCAAGAGATAACGAAATAATCCAAATTGTAAAGTTTGTTGTTAATCGAGAATTAAATGTAAACGAGACAAATCTCCAAAGTTTGACACCTTTACACTATGCTGTTCAAAAGGGGAGAAAGCATCTAGTTGAGATATTATTGAAGCTTGGCGCAGATCCAACTGCTAAAGCGAAAACAGGAGAAACATCATGTCACATAGCGAGTAAACATCCTGAAATTTTAGAGATTATATTGGAAACACATTGTTCTAGTATTGTCAACATCCAGGATAATTTTGGCTCTACGGTTTTTCATTGGGCGATATGGTATCAGGATAATAGTTCATTTTCACTGCTTGTAAACAGAGGACTCGATCCTGTCGTTGAAAATTCAGACGGTAGAAATCCAATAGATTATGCGAAATTCCTTAATTATGAATATATGTTATATCAACTGATTACTCCATATAAAACTTATAAGTCTGCATGTGCAAGTGCAAGCGACCTTGAAGTCTGTCTTCAGGCTTTCGGTAAAAGTCAGAATATGCCCGAAGAAGAACCATATAACATTATCCATGTGCAACATACACATGAGCGTATGACGGATAACAAGTATGAAAACAGAGAATGTATATGCAAAGAAAACATATTTGGCGGGTGCCCTTTCTTGAATATATTGAAATGTTGTGATAATGAACTAAATATCAGTGAATGGTAA